GTAGGCAGCTCCTCTGCATCTTGTGTTCCAGCTGCATGTGGCTCTGAGGTGGGAGACCAAGGCATGCCCTGCGAGACGCAGGCCAAAGTTACACAGCTGTACCATTTCCATCCAACGGCAGCCGCGACGCAAACAAGCAATCCTTTCACCAATTAGATGTGAAGCACCTGACTGACCGAcccactcactgactcactcactgaccGACTGTCTCACCGACTcattcactgactgactgactgtccCACTGACTCACTCACCGACTGACTGACCCACTCACTGCCTGACTcagtcactgactgactgacagaccgACTAGAATCTAAAAGCACCGGCAACTAGGCTCACTTGCACTCTCAACAGAAACCCAACAGTACTTTTAAGTATGAGAAAGTACGGGAATTCACATCGGTTTTTTTGCACGGTATTTGCCGACAGACCAGGACGGTGAACTCCAGCAGGCAGTATAGCAAATTGCCGCAGATGGAAAAACCCGATTTGCAGGTGATATATGTGCTGCCTGCTAGCAGCTAACGGGCCCGGggcgcgggggcgggggcgcggGGGAGGTGGGAACGCAGCAGCTGACCTCATGACGTTCTCGATGCAGGAGCGTTGGCGGAAGAAGGCGTTGACCACGGGGGCCCCCGGGGGCACAAGCGGGGCCTTGCAGAGGTAGCTGAGCAGCGACAGCACGCTGTGGAAGCTCTGGAAGATCGGGTCGGCCTCGGTGCTGAAGGAGATCCTCTGGCACAGCTCGGTCAGGAGAACCAGGTCCAGGATGATCGGGCTGGCCAGCAGGGAGTcctgcacacaaacgcacacttattatacattattaccCATTAACTGTGAATTATCATCTACGCCATGGAGGTTATGTGATGATTTACGCTTGTCCATCTGTCCTTGACAGTCATATCTGGTAAATTAAAGGAAATGCTGGATTGGTGCATATTCCTGTTACCATTGGGGTAGAACTTTCCTCTAGCACCATCATCAGGCCAACACAGGCACAGTGTAGGGCTATAGAGGTGGTGTAAACTCAGGTGTTGCATAGGGCTATAGAGGTGGTGTAAACTCAGGTGTTGCGTAGAGCCATTGAGGTTGTGTAAACTCAGTACATTGTAGGGCTACAGACGCGGTTCTATCTAAACCCACCTCACAGGTGTTGTGCAGGGCGATGGTGTTGGTGCCCCCCATCATGATCTCTGAGGTGTACTCATCCATGGCTCGTTTGCTGTCACCCACGTACGGCACGTACTTGATCACCACCTAGGAAACGAACACAATCATCCTCACAACCGTCACTTCAGCACAACGCGTAATACAAGACTAGGAAAAGAAGTCCAAGAGCGGTGGTGCTGgtctcacacgcgcacacacattcacatactgtatacatacacacagacctgctcacacagacacagacacagacacagacacagacacagacacagacacagacacagacacagactgtatacatacacgcacacacacacatatatatatatacacatacacatactgtatacatacacacagacctgctcacacactcacagacacagactcacacacactaaagcgcacgctcacacacacagacagaggcacacacaccgGGACCCAAACAGACAGCCCCCGCCCCAGTACCCACACAGTGGTCGGGCTTCTCTCCCGGCGCGTAGAGCAGAGGGTTGGACTGCACCATGTCGTCCACCACGTTGCTCTTGGAGATCTCCTTGGAGCGGAACTGCTGCGGGGCGGACAGGTTCATGCCGTCGTTGTTGCCCAGGTGGTTGTAGCTGACGATGGCGGTGGGCTGCACTCGTCAGAAAAACGGAAGAAGAGGAGTCCGTGTTAGGACCTGCGGAGGGTACGAATTGTTCTCGCGCCCGCCCTCCTTCGTAAAATGTTTTCAGACACGCATCCTACATTCGCTCAGGAGGtagagcggttgtctggcaaCCAGACAGTTGCAGGGCCTTTTGGACAGAGTGTCCTAACCCCTAATTTtgtcctgatgagctggttggcgccttgctgGGCAGCCTTTTgccgttgggtgtgtgtgtgtgaatgcattaattgtaaagcgctttggaaaaaagcaatatataaatgcagtccatttaccggTCCATTTCCAGGTTATTTTTGTGCCTGCATTCCGTAACAGTGGCCGTATTCGCCTGCATATTCAGGGGTCTGGCTAATTAGCAAAACCAAAGTGTCCCATTTTCCCAAACCAGGGCACAGACGAGCATTAATCTGATGCAAAATATCTCCCACAATCCCCTCAAACGAGACAGCTATTTTCAGTCCACCTCTTTGTTGGCTGCTTTCGATGAAACACAAGAGGGCAGTAAGTCTGTGGGTCGCGGTGAACGCGTTGGGGTCCTGCTTGTCCGTACGcagggagtgtgggggggggggtggaggggggggggggtgtggagggggtggaggggggggggggggggagatggaagCGGGCCACGGCGAACTCGCTGACACTCCCCGAGCTCCTGGAACTGGAGCCAGAGCCGCGGATCGCTGCCAAACACGCCGCAGAGAGGCCAGCTGGAACAGCGACCCGCCCGCTACCCGACACATTCCACACCGCGCTCAGAGCTGCTGCTCTGCTGTCCTCTACACTGATCTCCACACTGATATCTCTACGCTCATCTATCTACACTGatctctccacactgctcccaATGCTGATCTATACACTGATCTCTACACTGCTCCGAACACTGATCTCTACGCTGATCCCAACACTGCTTCCAACGCTGATCTCTCTACACTGCTCCCAATGCTGATCTCCCTACACTGATCTCTACACTGCTCCAAATGCTGATCTCTCTATGATGATCTCTACACTGATCCCAATGCTGAGCTCTCTATGCTGATCTCTACACTGTTCCCAATGCTGATCTCTACACTGCTCCCAACACTGATCTCTGACACTGCTCCCAATGATGATCTCTCTATGCTGATCTCTACACTGCTCCCAATGCTGATCTCTACACTGCTCCCAATGCTGATCTCTACACTGTTCCCAATGCTGATCTCTAACACTGCTCCCAATGCTGATCTCTCTATGCTGATCTCTACACTGCTCCCAACGCTGATCTCTCAACACTGCTCCCAACGCTGATCTCTCTATGCTGATCTCTACACTGCTCCCAATGCTGATCTCTCTATGCTGATCTCTACACTGCTCCCAACGCTGATCTCTCAACACTGCTCCCAACGCTGATCTCTACACTGCTCCCAATGCTGATCTCTAACAATGCTCCCACGCTGATCAAATGACCCCATGTGGTTCAATAAACTATCtcttatacatattttattactTTACTGTACTGTGTATTGAAGCATTCTACATTTTCTCATCTGAATAAGAGGAAAAGTGGCACACTGCACCTGTTTTTACAGTGCAGTTATAATAGAGCCTTCTCCCCTTCAGAACCAGGTGTGCGTATTATGTCACACAACTGTGATAAGTTGCCATAGTTACAATCAGGGACAGATAATTTGGCTCCCTCACCCCTACAGCAAATATACTTGTTTGGAAATTAAGGTACGGCTGCTTTCAAGAGGTAGAACCACAGGGGCCTAAAAGCTCTCCTTGGGGAGCTGAACCATCCCTTGACCCTGACACAGTTTTAACAGGAAGGGTTATTAGGCCATCCGGGTTACCTGAGCCCAGGCACCGCTGCCCCTCACCTTGATACCAGCGCTGACCAGGAAGTCCACCAGCACGGACTTGATCTTGGTCTGGCCGGACTTGAAGTCGTCCCCGCCGATGAAGACCCCGTTCTGCACGGCCAGCTCCACGGCCCCCGGGACGAAGGTGTTCTGCGGGGAGCCGTTCAGGTAGGCGCAGCCCTCCAGGATGCTCGCCACCGCAAAGAGGGTGGAGGGAGACACCTCCAGACCcgtctgcggggggggggggggggggggggggcaaaggtGGGGGAAGGTGAGAGTCTACACCCTCAGCACGGCTTACCGTAATCAGCTCATTAAAATGAAAGGGTGACAGTTTTCAAtgaggttacatgaattggcatcaaGTAATTAGTAGTTGTCAACGTTAATTCGtgattacattaattaagcGTGGAATTACCGAATACACAAACTCATGAAATGTTAAGTATTAACGAATgtattgattacattttttttttttttctcattccaatatgaattggcattgcaAACGTAGGTGTTGGCAtgaaattaatgatgtacaaatacctTCTTGGGCTAAGTGTCAATAATTTTGGCTTGGCATGCTTATGGAAACATGAAAGTGTTCATGTTAGCAAGCTGCGAACTTAGCAAAATGGCACCAAGACGATATAGAAACACCTTTAGCTCGCAATATTGGACAATGAAGAAGACGGACATTTTGTtccagaatactggtgtgctttgGTGAATACTTCTGCTTCCGCTGACAGTTGGCCAGTTCCTGCAGTAGAATAAATAGCTTAACAAAGCTGTActgattaacttctcagtaatTTGTTCgtcaacaactacattagtcaaCGTCAATTCATGTAATATTGTGAAGCATTACCAGCAAATGTATGTAgtgtttcctttgtttttcccTACCATACCTGACGTGAAAATAGAGTGGAACCCCATTGGGGAGTTGGGCCCCCTCAATAAAATTTCTGGAAGGAAGCTTGAAATTTAAACTCAGCCTGGCTGAAATACAAGCACAACATGTCTGTTTGCCTCTTGTAGTCTACACGTCTCTGAAGTGCCCAACTGCAGACTAAGCTTATTTTCTTAGTAATGCTGCCCCCTAGAGGAGTATAATGCACAATACACAATTAATAGCGTTTATTGCTTGCCACTTTTATGATCCGAAAATGTGCTAATCTGTTTTTTGGAGTGACcgaaaatactttcaaaaaattCTATGGCCTGAACATTAATAGTGGTGCCATTTAGAGAATTAACATTTAGTTTCTGATTTAATGTCTTACATGAGTATTTAAGGATTTATACCCCAACCACATTCTATGGGTTGATTTCAGTGGAATTTAAGAAAAACGGTTTGCaaataaatttgaaatttggtttagggtgtgtgtgtgtgtgtgtatttatgtgtgtgtgtgtgtgtgtgtgtgtgtgagagaaagtgagcgAGTGATCAGCCATACAACTGTTAAAATTCAATGAGAATGCTAGTGTAGAAACAACATCATTCACTCATTGACTGTGTTTTAATTGAATTATGTTAATAATGAAATGTTATCATACCTGGATGGCAGCCAGCAGGTTGTTCGCAGTGTCATGGACGCCGGGCACGACGTCACAGAAGCGCTCAGTGTTGGCGGTCCACAGCACAATGACTTTATCTACGCCGCTCCTCTCCTTGAAGTCCCGGATATCCTTGCGGATTTGGTCCAcctgcaccagacaagacatgCCATGGAACCAGCACAAAGCACAAAGCAAAACACAGAAACGTAACCTCCTCCCACCGTCACCGCTGGCTTGGGCACAACCCTCACGCCGTGCCCGGAGAGATACGGATGCCGTCTCCCTGGACGCCATCCCCACCCAACCACGAGTATAGAAGACAACTAAACAATAAACCTTTTAAAAGCGTCACTCATgcattaatgagagagagacagtgacagagagcaAACTGTGTGTGGCCGTTATGCCCCACAGAGATCAGGCGTTTGAGGGACACTCCTAAATGTCCTGTAATCTCTGTTCGGGAACAGCCCCCAGGCACACTATTATGCTCTGCCTTGGGAGGCCGATGGTGAACTTTCACAGCCAGAAGACACTGCTCAAGGTCCTTTATCCTTCATTTCActtatcctttatttaaccagaaaGTCCCACTGACATACTTAACTAAGAAGTCCCACtgagacattttttttcctAGAGGGAAACAGCGTATGTGGTACAAAGCTTCAGTTGTAAAAATAAGCACAAATGCACAATGCAACAAACAAACCAATCCGTCAAAGCGGACGTGAAGCACTGGGCGACATCACcgcttcatttgtttttcactgtAGATAAGATAGGGCCCTGCATTCAAATGTGAAAGTATGTGAgtagctgcaaaaaaaaaaatatcaaactTTCTTAGTTTATTTTTCTAGCCAATATGGGTCAATTTCAGATTTGGCTGCAGGGTCATCTCTTATCTGAGGAGAAGCAAACCTCTTTGTCCCGTTAAAAAGAGAGTCATAGAACGGTACATGTTCCCTGAGCTGTCTCCCTCCTATCTGGGGCTGAGCGGAggatattgacactttttaaTCTTGGTTGAAAGGCCATCTTTTCTCCTTGGCCTTTAAACCCAGTTGAGATCCTCATCACTGGGGAGAATTTATCATCTCTGTGCAATTGTTCTGTTATCCCGAGtatccattttcatttattgaaGTTGTACAGCACTTCGGGCCAATGGCAGTTGCTTTTAAAagtgatttttaaataaagcctTGGGCACCCTACCTGCTCCACCTTGGTTCCAGTGATGAGGTTATCAGCTCTCTGTTCCTGATTGGCCGCAATGAACTCTGGGATATACACGGAAGGCCTGGGCTTGAGGAGGGCCATGTAGGGCCGGAGCTGTTCTTGGAGGCTCCAGTCCAGCACCTTGGCCCGTTCCATCGCCTGCCCCAAATCCATGCAGGAGATGTCCCAGCCTGGGGGACAGAAGCAGCACAGCGCGTCCGTTTTACTTCTGCCGATCGGAACATAATTCAGGAGCACACTACTAATTGGgctgcattagtgtgctccaGAGTATTTCAGCCCAGAAGTATTTCATCTTAGGAGCGTACATGCCTGTTTTGGTcttatttatgtaatttattcaACAGGAAGAGTGCACATCATTGAAAAGTTGAGTTTTCACATTTGCCGGGATGTTAGCCTGCCCTGAACATgttaaaaagataaaatgacATGGCACTGTCTCTACATTTGTACAAAGACACAGCTGCACATAGAACTATAGGCTAGTGTTGAGCAGGAACATGAATGCTCCCATTCTACTTTGTGACTGGTTCCAAGAGGCGGCCATCTTACCATCGAACACGATGTCGTTGGGGTGCACCATGGGTAGAAGCTCCCGGAAAGGCACATTAACCTCTCCGTCAGGCCCCGAGCCCAGACACACCGTGGAGGCCTGAAGCAGGGAGCCAAAATAATTGGCTTTCTGCGGGGGAGGTCGAAAAGTGGAAAAGGTTAAGGTATGTAAGtgcaggagacacacacacagctctaccgAACTCATGGTGCTGCAGTCCacatacagcagggctgcccaaccctgttcctggagatttaccatCCTGCagcttttcactccaaccctaaaaaagcacacctcattgaaAGGGAGAGACCTCATTTAGCTGCTAATTATTAGAATTGGGTGTGCCAATTTACggctgaaatgaaaacaggGTAGTGGATCTTGGGATTTTGGGAGATCTGCAGGATGGTGTATCTCCAGAAAGAGAGTCGGCCAGCCCTGGTGCGGGAAGCATTGGTTtgaataatttctgtgtgtttagtTCTGAATTTTGTCACGTCAGTTTCACACAAGCAGAACCCCTCAACTGCGAGGGTGCAACAGATAGTGTCCAAACTGCTGTAAACTGAATATAAAGAATAATCATTGATGCATCATTTATTCAATATAaaattatcttttattttatttaatcattgtACCACAAGCTGTGTCTGTCATAATAGCCCACTGTTACCCAAAAGCTCTGAAACTTTTCCAATAAACGACAGAGAACGGTTGGGGCATCTTACCTAGACCGCACGCTTGGAAAAACCTCTTTCAGTGTTTCACTATTCCACACTCGACTGAGTGTTTTTATGAACCTGCCTGTTTCTCTTGGCTAAATATAGGCTGTCTGCAAAGAAGCAAAGCATCATGGGAGAGCAATGCACTTAGAAATAGGGCAAGCCATTTATCCTAGCTACCAGAATAGATTAGATTATACTGTATGCAGCAAGGATCTTACACATAGTGCATAGTCTCCCCACTTTAGGG
The sequence above is a segment of the Conger conger chromosome 4, fConCon1.1, whole genome shotgun sequence genome. Coding sequences within it:
- the LOC133126162 gene encoding inositol-3-phosphate synthase 1-A-like, producing MAESIRINSPDVRYTDEHIEAQYAYNTAAVSCDDGKYTVTPRSTSFIFRTERAVPRLGVMLVGWGGNNGTTVTAAVLANRLGLSWRTKEGVKKANYFGSLLQASTVCLGSGPDGEVNVPFRELLPMVHPNDIVFDGWDISCMDLGQAMERAKVLDWSLQEQLRPYMALLKPRPSVYIPEFIAANQEQRADNLITGTKVEQVDQIRKDIRDFKERSGVDKVIVLWTANTERFCDVVPGVHDTANNLLAAIQTGLEVSPSTLFAVASILEGCAYLNGSPQNTFVPGAVELAVQNGVFIGGDDFKSGQTKIKSVLVDFLVSAGIKPTAIVSYNHLGNNDGMNLSAPQQFRSKEISKSNVVDDMVQSNPLLYAPGEKPDHCVVIKYVPYVGDSKRAMDEYTSEIMMGGTNTIALHNTCEDSLLASPIILDLVLLTELCQRISFSTEADPIFQSFHSVLSLLSYLCKAPLVPPGAPVVNAFFRQRSCIENVMRACLGLPPQSHMQLEHKMQRSCLPNNNKRSHIAAQTPKSTAVLKNGYHAPVLNGIQHNGFEAHHWSTQTPS